TTTTTAACTGATTTTGCGAGGTGGTTGGATGTCCTTTATCAGCCTGCGCTGGCAGGATATACCGGATATTCTTATAGTAGCTTTTATTATATACAGGGTGCTGCTGCTTTTTGCGGGAACCCGCGCCATGCAGCTTTTGCGGGGGATCATGATTATAGGCTTGATCGGCGCCCTTGCCAACGTTCTTGAATTCCGTACGCTGTCATGGGTCATCAGCCATCTGCTCGGAGCGTTTATTATAGTCATTCCCATTCTTTTCCAGCCGGAGCTTCGCCGCATTCTTGAAGAACTCGGCAAAGGAAGAATTGTCACGTCATTTGACGAAGAGAGCGTAAGAAAAAAATCGAAGCAGCTTGTGGATGCCCTCATGTACTGCAAGCTTAACAAAATAGGCGTACTCTGCGTTCTGCAGAGAAACACGGGGCTGAAAGAAATATGGCGCACTGCCGTGCCGCTTGAGGCGGAAATCACCAACGAACTTCTGGTATCTGTTTTTTGGCAGGGCACGCCTCTTCATGATGGTGCGGTTGTTCTTAATCAGGACAAAATAATAGCCGCAGGCTGCTATCTGCCGCTTTCGGAAAAAACTAACCTGTCGCACTGGTACGGTACAAGGCACAGAGCAGCGCTCGGCGTCACGGAAATGTCGGA
The genomic region above belongs to Candidatus Equadaptatus faecalis and contains:
- the cdaA gene encoding diadenylate cyclase CdaA — its product is MSFISLRWQDIPDILIVAFIIYRVLLLFAGTRAMQLLRGIMIIGLIGALANVLEFRTLSWVISHLLGAFIIVIPILFQPELRRILEELGKGRIVTSFDEESVRKKSKQLVDALMYCKLNKIGVLCVLQRNTGLKEIWRTAVPLEAEITNELLVSVFWQGTPLHDGAVVLNQDKIIAAGCYLPLSEKTNLSHWYGTRHRAALGVTEMSDAIALVVSEERGEITVAVAGRLSKPLSSEQLARICSHYFEYGGRDMSFMTRMQNEIHQPKNTGAADND